A part of Deinococcus aerolatus genomic DNA contains:
- a CDS encoding HAMP domain-containing protein: MKYTVTIQQPVQAERRPGLEQQLTERFNLSPEQAARLSDRRAGRLMKPTSRARAELLLDVFQLAGAAVALEEVPEDTMMMGEPFQGVAAAPPAAPFGRADAQDEALLAPLLSAPAWPSPLEPLDSPFATPAPQAGFAHLGGTATAVAPSVMDAAVWPAASTAPDLKWSAGLSDTLPASGAPVPEAPVDDVWSDFTGALAVSGTPPTASIGADTVSPAGPPVLPVVLPTVAADAAPRMPRRSLTQQLTLGTLAPLALSSAAALLLLGGTLPGMARQAQQQQAQTLAAAVGTTLGSGAALNAQLGAVVATPGVGFVRAETPGRPTILRAQDAGVGRRGGELTAWLGQHPNGGSIQLGETRYVVAQAAFRRTASGGVEVLPAGAVAEAPVFRRVVVGVPDVQSSALLTNALLLVLFAALLGLGLALAFARRAARQITDPLDRLLKAADAISMGNLSRPVTADRNDEIGDLAQALERMRQSLEAAMERLRRRRKG; the protein is encoded by the coding sequence ATGAAGTACACCGTGACCATCCAGCAGCCGGTGCAGGCCGAACGGCGACCGGGGCTGGAACAGCAATTGACCGAGCGCTTCAACCTCAGCCCAGAACAGGCCGCGCGGCTTTCTGACCGGCGTGCGGGCCGGCTGATGAAGCCCACCAGCCGGGCCCGTGCCGAGCTGCTGCTGGACGTGTTTCAGCTGGCCGGGGCGGCAGTGGCCCTGGAAGAGGTCCCCGAGGACACCATGATGATGGGAGAGCCCTTCCAGGGCGTGGCTGCCGCCCCCCCTGCCGCGCCGTTCGGCCGTGCCGACGCGCAGGACGAGGCCCTGCTGGCCCCCCTGCTGTCTGCCCCGGCCTGGCCCAGCCCGCTGGAGCCTCTCGACTCGCCCTTCGCCACCCCGGCGCCGCAGGCCGGATTCGCCCACCTTGGCGGCACGGCAACGGCGGTGGCCCCTTCCGTTATGGACGCGGCGGTGTGGCCTGCGGCTTCCACGGCCCCGGACCTCAAGTGGTCCGCAGGCCTGTCCGACACCTTGCCCGCTTCCGGCGCCCCTGTTCCCGAGGCGCCAGTGGACGACGTCTGGTCCGACTTCACCGGGGCGCTGGCCGTGAGCGGCACGCCGCCCACCGCGTCCATCGGGGCCGACACAGTCAGTCCTGCGGGTCCCCCGGTGCTGCCGGTGGTGCTGCCGACCGTTGCCGCCGACGCCGCTCCCAGAATGCCGCGCCGCAGCCTGACCCAGCAGCTCACACTGGGCACGCTGGCCCCGCTGGCCCTGTCGAGTGCCGCGGCGCTGCTGCTGCTGGGAGGAACGCTGCCCGGCATGGCGCGGCAGGCCCAGCAGCAGCAGGCCCAGACCCTGGCCGCCGCCGTGGGCACCACGCTGGGCAGCGGCGCGGCGCTGAACGCCCAGCTGGGCGCCGTGGTGGCCACGCCGGGGGTGGGCTTCGTACGGGCCGAGACGCCCGGGCGCCCCACCATCCTGCGCGCCCAGGACGCCGGCGTGGGCCGCCGGGGCGGGGAACTGACCGCCTGGCTGGGCCAGCACCCGAACGGAGGCAGTATCCAGCTCGGAGAAACCCGGTACGTGGTGGCGCAGGCCGCCTTCCGCCGGACCGCCTCTGGTGGGGTGGAGGTGCTGCCGGCGGGCGCGGTGGCGGAGGCGCCGGTGTTCCGCCGGGTGGTGGTGGGGGTACCGGACGTTCAGTCCAGCGCCCTGCTGACCAATGCCCTGTTGCTGGTCCTGTTTGCGGCGCTGCTGGGGCTGGGGCTGGCGCTGGCGTTCGCCCGGCGCGCGGCGCGGCAGATCACAGACCCGCTTGACCGGCTGCTCAAGGCGGCAGACGCCATCAGCATGGGCAACCTGTCGCGCCCGGTCACGGCCGACCGCAACGACGAGATCGGCGATCTGGCGCAGGCCCTGGAGCGCATGCGCCAGAGCCTGGAAGCTGCCATGGAACGCCTGCGCCGCCGCCGCAAAGGCTGA
- a CDS encoding organic hydroperoxide resistance protein: MSNLYTARATATGGRAGSTRSDDGRIDLNLSVPAGMGGDDGPGTNPEQLFAAGYAACFQGALGVVARRQKLELSDDSLVTARVGLQKTGLVFGLDVELEGHFPGLSREQGQALMEAAHQVCPYSIATRGNVDVRLSVR, encoded by the coding sequence GTGAGCAACCTTTACACTGCACGCGCCACTGCCACCGGCGGACGCGCCGGATCCACCAGGAGCGACGACGGGCGCATTGACCTGAACCTCAGCGTACCGGCCGGCATGGGCGGCGACGACGGCCCCGGCACCAATCCCGAACAGCTGTTCGCCGCCGGGTACGCCGCCTGCTTCCAGGGCGCGCTGGGCGTGGTGGCCCGCCGCCAGAAACTCGAACTCAGCGACGACAGTCTCGTCACGGCGCGCGTGGGCCTGCAAAAGACCGGGCTGGTCTTTGGGCTGGACGTGGAACTTGAGGGCCATTTTCCCGGCCTGAGCCGCGAGCAGGGCCAGGCACTGATGGAAGCTGCCCATCAGGTCTGTCCCTACAGCATCGCCACGCGCGGCAACGTGGACGTGCGCCTCAGCGTCAGATAG
- a CDS encoding monothiol bacilliredoxin BrxC family protein encodes MTQTAQAEKQVLVPLTTPEEVDQFLKDYPLAAVFKAGTCHKTMQGFGVLETFLQDHELPVGFIRVVDWRPASNHVSEMTGIVHHSPQLMIFKGGQVQFEVNNWDITPEALEPVFAQIPARSESGQVVTDDNIEPYRRLMRDFVDGKISDWAFQDQYVNMFRDDASLRSQREFDLLSRLFGDPDAYHGGLHQLGQPQERGELKGRVEQLLAELG; translated from the coding sequence ATGACGCAGACTGCCCAAGCCGAGAAGCAGGTGCTGGTTCCCCTGACCACACCCGAAGAAGTCGATCAGTTCCTGAAGGACTATCCGCTGGCCGCGGTGTTCAAGGCCGGAACGTGCCACAAGACCATGCAGGGCTTCGGCGTGCTGGAGACCTTCCTGCAGGACCACGAGTTGCCGGTGGGCTTTATCCGGGTGGTCGACTGGCGCCCCGCCAGCAACCATGTCTCGGAAATGACCGGCATCGTGCACCACAGCCCCCAGCTGATGATCTTCAAGGGCGGCCAGGTGCAGTTCGAGGTCAACAACTGGGACATTACTCCCGAGGCGCTGGAACCGGTGTTCGCGCAGATTCCGGCCCGCAGCGAGTCGGGCCAGGTGGTGACCGATGACAACATCGAGCCCTACCGCCGCCTGATGCGCGACTTCGTGGACGGCAAGATCAGCGACTGGGCCTTTCAGGACCAGTACGTGAACATGTTCCGCGACGACGCCAGCCTGCGCAGCCAGCGCGAGTTTGATCTGCTCTCGCGCCTGTTCGGTGATCCCGACGCCTACCACGGCGGCCTGCACCAGCTGGGCCAGCCGCAGGAGCGCGGCGAGCTCAAGGGCCGCGTCGAGCAGCTGCTGGCCGAACTGGGCTGA
- a CDS encoding class I SAM-dependent methyltransferase, which produces MLDRLAPLLARRAHLPAQGTSFYRGVHTSETGGQFALDLAGDAGVLSLYADLSPAEEVKLAGACAAAARLAGVYLKRRPPEARHAANVARDWLSPPEPVWGEARTEVTVLEHGVPFLLRPGSDLSIGLFADARPARQWVRTHAPARVLNAFAYTCGFGLSAALGGSATVKNVDLSRKVLAWGQENYALSGLGAPDGDFLYGDVFDWFRRLARRGDTFDLVVLDPPSFARGKAGIWRAERDYARLAALAAAVIAPDGQILTLLNHAGVSAANLDRMVRLGLEESGRHCRPAKRLSAGEDFPGATHLKGAVWALDGRAG; this is translated from the coding sequence ATGCTTGACCGCCTTGCCCCCCTGCTGGCCCGCCGCGCCCACCTGCCCGCGCAGGGCACCAGCTTCTACCGGGGGGTCCACACCAGCGAGACGGGGGGGCAGTTTGCGCTGGACCTTGCCGGGGACGCGGGGGTGCTGAGCCTGTACGCGGACCTCTCGCCCGCAGAAGAGGTGAAGCTGGCCGGGGCGTGCGCGGCAGCGGCGCGGCTGGCCGGCGTGTACCTCAAGCGCCGCCCGCCCGAGGCACGGCACGCGGCGAACGTGGCGCGGGACTGGCTCTCGCCGCCCGAACCGGTCTGGGGTGAGGCACGAACCGAAGTCACGGTGCTGGAACACGGCGTTCCCTTCCTGCTTCGCCCCGGTTCGGACCTGAGCATCGGTCTGTTCGCGGATGCCCGTCCGGCGCGGCAGTGGGTCCGGACACACGCCCCGGCGCGGGTGCTGAACGCCTTTGCCTACACCTGCGGCTTTGGCCTGAGCGCGGCGCTGGGCGGCTCGGCCACCGTCAAGAACGTGGACCTCTCGCGCAAGGTGCTGGCCTGGGGGCAGGAGAACTACGCGCTGAGCGGCCTGGGCGCCCCGGACGGGGACTTTCTGTACGGCGACGTGTTCGACTGGTTCCGGCGGCTGGCGCGGCGCGGCGACACCTTTGATCTGGTGGTGCTCGATCCACCCAGCTTCGCGCGCGGCAAGGCTGGCATCTGGCGTGCCGAGCGCGACTACGCGCGGCTTGCGGCGCTGGCAGCAGCGGTAATCGCGCCGGACGGCCAGATTCTCACGCTGCTTAACCACGCGGGTGTGTCGGCGGCCAACCTTGACCGCATGGTGCGACTCGGGCTGGAGGAAAGCGGGCGCCATTGCCGCCCTGCCAAGCGGCTGAGCGCCGGAGAGGACTTTCCGGGAGCCACCCATCTGAAGGGCGCGGTGTGGGCACTGGACGGACGCGCTGGGTGA
- a CDS encoding phospho-N-acetylmuramoyl-pentapeptide-transferase — MMVVAALLSLLLVGLFIRVSKARGWGQPVRKDGPQTHLSKEGTPTAGGVPFVVALALVFFPLYLTGNAGGPRELLIMLTALGMGLIGGADDLLKVRSRMTGSGRKELLAREKFPLQLIVGLAFAWFAAPLAAHELVPGFGQIGDILLLTLVMVGSVNAFNFTDGVDGLLGGVAIIVLLPLLALSPSAALLVAVLLGFLWFNAHPARVFMGDMGSHAIGAIAAGAYVLYADVWLLPIAAIVPVAAVLSVIIQVTYFKRTGKRFFKMTPIHHHFELSGWPETHVAMRFWVVTAIATAGVWWMLGGRP, encoded by the coding sequence GTGATGGTGGTTGCCGCCCTGCTGTCCCTGCTGCTGGTGGGGCTGTTCATCCGGGTCAGCAAGGCGCGAGGCTGGGGGCAGCCGGTCCGCAAGGACGGGCCGCAGACGCACCTGAGCAAGGAAGGGACACCCACGGCGGGCGGCGTGCCGTTCGTGGTGGCGCTGGCGCTGGTGTTCTTCCCGCTGTACCTCACCGGAAACGCGGGTGGCCCGCGCGAACTGCTGATCATGCTGACCGCGCTGGGCATGGGCCTGATCGGCGGGGCCGACGACCTTCTGAAGGTGCGCTCGCGGATGACGGGGAGCGGCAGGAAGGAACTGCTGGCCCGCGAGAAATTTCCGCTGCAGCTGATTGTCGGCCTGGCCTTCGCGTGGTTTGCCGCGCCGCTGGCCGCGCATGAACTGGTGCCGGGCTTCGGCCAGATCGGGGACATCCTTCTGCTGACGCTGGTGATGGTGGGCAGCGTGAATGCCTTCAACTTCACCGACGGGGTTGACGGGCTGCTGGGCGGCGTGGCCATCATCGTGCTGCTGCCACTGCTGGCGCTGTCACCCTCGGCTGCCCTGCTGGTGGCTGTTTTGCTGGGCTTCTTATGGTTTAACGCGCACCCGGCCCGCGTCTTCATGGGCGACATGGGCAGCCACGCCATCGGGGCCATCGCGGCGGGCGCCTACGTCCTGTACGCCGACGTCTGGCTGCTGCCCATCGCGGCCATTGTTCCGGTGGCCGCTGTCCTGAGCGTCATTATTCAGGTGACATATTTCAAGCGCACCGGCAAGCGCTTTTTCAAGATGACGCCCATTCACCACCATTTCGAGCTGAGCGGCTGGCCGGAAACGCACGTTGCCATGCGCTTCTGGGTGGTCACGGCCATAGCAACAGCGGGCGTGTGGTGGATGCTGGGCGGCCGGCCATAG
- a CDS encoding GNAT family N-acetyltransferase yields the protein MSPALPAAPEAEWFQTPTLRGQHVVLEGLNESHAADLCAGADGETVRLLARGGPSAATPEAWAGYIGQLNALPERINFAVRLAGSGVTVGRISYSEIRWADRWAEIGTMLLPAAQGTTVNPEAKLLLMARAFEVLGAGRVHFKVDARNARSLRAMHKLGAVQEGTLRQYQVMPDGYARDSVVFSVLRGEWPAVRAGLEARIAGLG from the coding sequence GTGAGTCCCGCGCTGCCCGCCGCCCCCGAAGCCGAGTGGTTCCAGACCCCCACGCTGCGGGGGCAGCACGTTGTGCTGGAAGGCCTGAACGAATCGCACGCCGCTGATCTGTGCGCGGGGGCGGATGGGGAAACCGTTCGGCTGCTGGCGCGGGGCGGGCCATCTGCGGCCACACCCGAGGCCTGGGCCGGGTACATCGGACAGCTGAACGCCCTGCCGGAGCGCATCAACTTCGCAGTGCGGCTGGCCGGCAGCGGCGTGACCGTGGGCCGCATCAGCTACAGCGAGATCAGGTGGGCCGACCGCTGGGCCGAGATCGGGACCATGCTGCTGCCCGCCGCGCAGGGCACCACCGTCAACCCGGAAGCCAAGCTGCTGCTGATGGCCCGTGCCTTCGAGGTGCTGGGCGCGGGCCGCGTGCACTTCAAGGTGGACGCCCGCAACGCCCGCAGCCTGCGCGCCATGCACAAGCTGGGCGCGGTGCAGGAGGGCACGCTGCGGCAGTATCAGGTGATGCCCGACGGGTACGCCCGCGACAGCGTGGTGTTCAGCGTGCTGCGGGGTGAGTGGCCCGCTGTCCGCGCCGGACTGGAGGCCCGCATTGCCGGACTGGGCTGA
- a CDS encoding 23S rRNA (pseudouridine(1915)-N(3))-methyltransferase RlmH — translation MRLHLITVGEPKLAYARAGWEEYVTRLRRYHKLQVSRVSGKTQAAESEAIRKAAGKAPLILLDPRGQQFTSEALSAYLDTRALGGTGELAFGVGGPDGHTDGLRAGASALWSLGSLTLPHDLAMVVLAEALYRAATISAGEPYHRG, via the coding sequence GTGAGGCTGCACCTGATCACCGTCGGAGAGCCGAAGCTGGCCTACGCCCGCGCGGGCTGGGAGGAATACGTCACGCGGCTGCGGCGCTACCACAAGCTGCAGGTCAGCCGCGTCTCGGGCAAGACGCAGGCGGCCGAGAGTGAGGCAATCCGCAAGGCCGCCGGTAAGGCCCCGCTGATTCTGCTGGACCCACGTGGGCAGCAGTTCACCTCGGAGGCCCTGAGCGCGTATCTGGACACCCGCGCACTGGGCGGCACCGGGGAGCTGGCATTTGGGGTGGGCGGCCCGGACGGCCACACCGACGGGCTGCGGGCCGGGGCCAGCGCCCTGTGGAGCCTGGGCTCGCTGACCCTGCCGCACGATCTGGCGATGGTGGTGCTGGCCGAGGCGCTGTACCGCGCCGCCACCATCAGCGCGGGGGAACCGTACCACCGCGGGTAG
- the rsmI gene encoding 16S rRNA (cytidine(1402)-2'-O)-methyltransferase: protein MTDWPVSDKPVSDRPVAGLPDPAAGARETGPESGPRVWLVPTPVGNLGDITLRAVEVLRGADAVACEDTRRSGALLSHLGLQKPLVRLDAHTMRRAPAVLEKYPRLAYVSDAGTPGVSDPGSELVAAALAVDIPVEVLPGATAFVPALVLSGLDTGRFTFEGFLPRSGRERKTRLSALAARPETSVLYESPHRLGATLGDLASVCGDSRPASVTRELSKRFEETARGPLHELAARFAAGVRGEIVVVVAGRPPGEADPDAPAPDHAVQALSWAAQGKTARDIRDLLMAQGLRKNDAYALALRATEGAEPSPPDPA, encoded by the coding sequence ATGACTGACTGGCCGGTGAGTGACAAGCCGGTGAGTGACAGGCCAGTGGCTGGGCTGCCGGACCCCGCAGCCGGGGCTCGGGAGACCGGGCCGGAGAGCGGCCCGCGCGTATGGCTGGTGCCGACACCGGTGGGCAACCTGGGCGACATCACCCTGCGGGCCGTGGAGGTCCTGAGAGGGGCAGACGCGGTGGCCTGCGAGGACACCCGGCGCAGCGGGGCGCTGCTGTCGCACCTGGGACTCCAGAAGCCGCTGGTGCGCCTGGACGCCCACACCATGCGCCGCGCCCCCGCCGTGCTGGAAAAGTACCCCCGGCTGGCCTACGTCTCGGATGCGGGCACCCCCGGGGTCAGCGATCCCGGCTCGGAACTGGTGGCGGCGGCCCTTGCCGTAGACATTCCGGTGGAGGTGCTGCCCGGAGCCACCGCCTTCGTGCCCGCGCTGGTGCTGTCGGGGCTGGACACCGGAAGATTCACCTTCGAGGGCTTCCTGCCGCGCAGCGGCCGCGAGCGCAAGACCCGTCTCTCGGCCCTGGCCGCCCGTCCGGAAACCAGCGTGCTGTACGAGAGCCCCCACCGCCTGGGGGCCACGCTGGGCGATCTGGCCAGCGTGTGCGGCGACTCGCGCCCCGCCAGCGTGACCCGCGAACTGTCCAAGAGATTCGAGGAAACCGCGCGCGGCCCGCTGCACGAACTGGCCGCACGGTTCGCCGCCGGGGTCCGGGGCGAGATCGTGGTGGTGGTGGCCGGACGCCCGCCGGGCGAGGCCGATCCCGACGCGCCCGCGCCCGATCACGCGGTGCAGGCGCTCAGCTGGGCCGCGCAGGGCAAGACGGCCAGGGATATACGTGATCTGCTGATGGCCCAGGGTTTGCGTAAGAATGACGCTTACGCGCTGGCCCTGCGGGCGACGGAAGGGGCTGAACCATCCCCCCCGGACCCCGCCTGA
- the pfkA gene encoding 6-phosphofructokinase yields MTEPTPTRHPNTAGIQRVAVLTSGGDAPGMNAAIRAVVRTAAFEGLEVMGVRRGFSGLHRGELKLIGPRDMANTIQRGGTVLLTARSATWRTPEGRALGARHLRANGVEGLIVIGGDGSFHGAHLLEQEHGIAVIGVPGTIDNDLYGTDHTIGYFTAVETALDAVDKLRDTGASHERIFVIEVMGRHAGHIALDVAVAGGAEEVFIPEDHKPIGDVIQIVKDSVRKGKMGSIVIVAEGVPGGAQGVGDAIQAGTGLETRVSILGHIQRGGTPVSSDRILASRLGEAAVYALMDGVSGVMVGRRGGDIIHTPLQETWERRKDVNRDLYHCAMKLSV; encoded by the coding sequence ATGACTGAACCCACCCCCACCCGGCACCCCAACACTGCAGGCATCCAGCGCGTTGCGGTCCTGACCAGCGGCGGCGACGCGCCGGGCATGAACGCGGCGATCCGCGCGGTGGTCCGCACCGCCGCCTTCGAGGGCCTGGAGGTCATGGGCGTGCGCCGGGGCTTTTCCGGCCTGCACCGGGGCGAGTTGAAGCTGATCGGGCCTCGGGACATGGCCAACACCATCCAGCGCGGCGGCACCGTCCTGCTGACCGCGCGCAGCGCCACCTGGCGCACCCCCGAAGGCCGTGCCCTGGGTGCCCGACACCTGCGCGCCAATGGTGTGGAGGGCCTAATTGTGATCGGTGGCGACGGCAGCTTTCACGGGGCGCATCTGCTGGAGCAGGAGCACGGCATCGCGGTGATCGGCGTGCCCGGCACCATTGACAATGACCTGTACGGCACCGATCACACCATCGGCTACTTCACGGCCGTGGAAACCGCGCTGGACGCCGTGGACAAGCTGCGCGACACCGGGGCCAGCCACGAGCGCATCTTCGTGATCGAGGTCATGGGCCGGCACGCCGGGCATATCGCGCTGGACGTGGCAGTGGCCGGCGGAGCGGAGGAGGTCTTCATCCCCGAGGACCACAAGCCCATCGGGGACGTGATCCAGATTGTCAAGGACAGCGTGCGGAAGGGCAAGATGGGCAGCATCGTAATCGTCGCCGAGGGCGTGCCGGGTGGGGCGCAGGGGGTGGGCGACGCCATCCAGGCCGGCACGGGCCTGGAAACCCGCGTCAGCATCCTGGGCCACATCCAGCGCGGCGGCACCCCGGTGTCCAGCGACCGCATCCTGGCCAGCCGTCTGGGCGAGGCCGCCGTCTACGCTTTAATGGACGGCGTGAGCGGCGTGATGGTGGGGCGGCGCGGCGGCGACATCATCCACACGCCGCTGCAGGAGACCTGGGAAAGGCGCAAGGACGTCAACCGCGACCTGTACCACTGCGCCATGAAGCTCAGCGTGTAG
- a CDS encoding branched-chain amino acid ABC transporter substrate-binding protein, with translation MKRMTLNVLTLGLLAAGVAGAQTTIKIASLSPLSGSQSFTGTLLKNGAQLAVEEQKAAFKKLGFNLQFVGYDDQADPATGTAAARKIASDRTILGVVGTMNSGVAIPASEALKASHVTMVSPAVTANEVTDRGLANMNRIVARNDAQGPAGAQFMMDKLGAKKVYILNDKTSYGEGLAAEVEQTLKAGGAKIVINEGTEEKSDFSSVIAKIKLQKPDAVYFGGIYTQIGVFIRQLRDAGIDIPVVGGDGLDSTELATIAAKGANNIYYTTIVAPLDSLPAAKTFTANYRKVYKTVPAGYAAFAYDSANVIAQGILDAAKANGGKLPTRTQVETAIRKGSFKGLLSGDVTFNSVGDRNQVTLYIMKVDGGKQSLSAQSTVKPPKP, from the coding sequence ATGAAGAGAATGACCCTGAATGTGTTGACCCTGGGCCTGCTCGCTGCCGGCGTGGCCGGAGCGCAGACCACCATCAAGATCGCCAGCCTCTCCCCGCTGTCGGGCAGCCAGAGCTTTACCGGCACGCTGCTCAAGAACGGCGCGCAGCTGGCCGTCGAGGAACAGAAGGCTGCCTTCAAGAAGCTGGGCTTCAACCTGCAGTTCGTGGGCTACGACGATCAGGCGGACCCGGCCACCGGCACGGCGGCGGCGCGCAAGATTGCCTCTGACCGCACCATCCTGGGCGTGGTCGGCACCATGAACAGCGGCGTGGCCATTCCGGCCAGCGAGGCCCTCAAGGCCAGCCACGTCACCATGGTCAGCCCGGCGGTGACCGCCAACGAGGTCACGGACCGGGGGCTGGCGAACATGAACCGCATTGTGGCCCGCAACGATGCCCAGGGACCGGCCGGCGCGCAGTTCATGATGGACAAGCTGGGGGCCAAGAAGGTTTACATCCTGAACGACAAGACCTCCTACGGCGAGGGTCTGGCCGCCGAGGTTGAGCAGACCCTCAAGGCTGGCGGGGCCAAAATCGTCATCAACGAGGGCACCGAGGAAAAGAGCGATTTTTCCAGCGTCATCGCCAAGATCAAATTGCAGAAGCCGGACGCGGTGTACTTCGGCGGCATCTATACGCAGATCGGCGTGTTCATCCGGCAGCTGCGTGACGCGGGCATCGATATTCCGGTGGTGGGCGGCGACGGATTGGACAGCACCGAACTCGCGACGATTGCCGCCAAGGGTGCCAACAACATCTACTACACCACCATTGTCGCGCCGCTGGACTCGCTGCCCGCCGCCAAGACCTTCACGGCCAACTACCGCAAGGTGTACAAGACCGTGCCTGCCGGGTACGCCGCCTTTGCCTACGACTCGGCCAACGTGATCGCCCAGGGCATTCTGGACGCGGCCAAGGCCAACGGCGGCAAGCTGCCCACCCGCACGCAGGTCGAGACGGCCATCCGCAAGGGCAGCTTCAAGGGCCTGCTGTCCGGCGACGTGACCTTCAACAGCGTCGGGGACCGCAACCAGGTGACCCTGTACATCATGAAGGTGGACGGGGGCAAGCAGAGCCTGTCCGCGCAGTCCACGGTCAAGCCGCCCAAGCCGTAA
- a CDS encoding carbonic anhydrase, protein MTDSPAPQPPALTTAQLERRILDAIRRGASMADIAALRHHTDIQTPAGAIAALKDGNARFFSGQSSRPELGVNERRAQIMGQTPYAAVLACSDSRVPVELVFDVGLGDLFVIRVAGNVVSEAGLGTLEYAIKHLDVHLVMVMGHEACGAVAAALLTPEQIAQEPENLQSIIHKITPSLEELPRIRDKKARMREAVLNNVRHQVHTLRQETIIRAAEASGQVQVIGGYYEIGSGAVDFLIDDEDLRP, encoded by the coding sequence ATGACCGATTCTCCTGCCCCCCAGCCGCCCGCGCTGACCACCGCCCAGCTGGAACGCCGCATCCTGGACGCCATCCGCCGCGGTGCCAGCATGGCTGACATTGCCGCGCTGCGTCACCACACCGACATCCAGACCCCGGCAGGGGCCATTGCGGCGCTCAAGGACGGCAACGCTCGGTTCTTCAGCGGCCAGAGCAGCCGGCCTGAACTGGGCGTCAACGAACGGCGCGCGCAGATCATGGGCCAGACGCCCTACGCCGCTGTCCTGGCGTGCAGCGACAGCCGCGTGCCGGTGGAACTAGTCTTTGACGTGGGCCTGGGCGACCTGTTCGTGATCCGGGTGGCAGGCAACGTGGTGAGCGAGGCCGGGCTGGGCACGCTGGAATACGCCATCAAGCACCTGGACGTGCATCTGGTGATGGTGATGGGCCACGAGGCCTGCGGCGCGGTGGCCGCCGCCCTGCTCACGCCCGAGCAGATTGCCCAGGAACCGGAAAACCTCCAGAGCATCATTCACAAGATCACGCCCAGCCTGGAGGAGCTGCCGCGCATCCGCGACAAAAAGGCCCGCATGCGCGAGGCCGTGCTGAACAACGTGCGCCATCAGGTTCATACGTTGCGCCAGGAAACCATCATCCGGGCCGCCGAGGCGAGCGGTCAGGTTCAGGTGATCGGCGGCTACTACGAGATCGGCAGCGGCGCGGTGGACTTCCTGATCGACGACGAGGACCTGCGGCCTTAA
- a CDS encoding aminopeptidase — protein sequence MTLTFEEKLQNYARLAVRVGLGLREGQRVLVQAPVDTAPLARAVVREAYAAGASFVDVRWDDDDVQLARFELAPDGTFDTLSKWRVDAEIETANADGAVIAIRATNPNLLGGVDAERVAMHQKALAAYRRPYTEQVMTNRLNWNLISAPVPAWAELMFPDSSADEAVERQWDAIFAATRADRPDAVEAWQEHLANLKRRREVLNAKQYRALHFRGGETDLTVGLADDHLWGGGAADTPGGITFTANIPTEEVWTAPHRERVDGVVVSTKPLSYNGTLLDGIRIEFKDGRITSATASKGQATLEKMIDTDEGSHRLGEVALVPHSSPISRSGLFFFNTLYDENAASHIAIGNAYRFNVQGGVEMNVQDFNAKGGNDSLTHVDWMIGSNEMDVDGVMKDGSREPVMRAGEFVI from the coding sequence ATGACTCTGACATTCGAGGAGAAATTGCAGAACTACGCGCGGCTGGCGGTGCGGGTCGGCCTGGGCCTGCGCGAGGGCCAGCGCGTGCTGGTGCAGGCCCCGGTGGACACCGCGCCGCTGGCCCGCGCCGTGGTGCGTGAGGCGTACGCGGCGGGCGCGTCCTTTGTGGACGTGCGCTGGGACGACGACGATGTTCAGCTGGCCCGCTTTGAGCTGGCCCCGGACGGTACCTTTGACACCCTGAGCAAGTGGCGGGTGGATGCCGAGATCGAGACCGCGAACGCAGACGGCGCAGTGATTGCCATCCGGGCCACCAACCCCAACCTGCTGGGCGGCGTGGACGCCGAACGGGTAGCCATGCACCAGAAGGCGCTGGCCGCCTACCGCAGGCCCTACACCGAGCAGGTGATGACCAACCGCCTGAACTGGAACCTGATCAGCGCCCCGGTGCCGGCCTGGGCCGAACTGATGTTCCCCGACTCATCGGCCGACGAGGCCGTGGAGAGGCAGTGGGACGCCATCTTCGCCGCCACCCGCGCTGACCGGCCCGACGCGGTGGAGGCGTGGCAGGAACACCTGGCGAACCTCAAGCGCCGGCGCGAGGTGCTGAATGCCAAGCAGTACCGGGCGCTGCATTTCAGGGGCGGCGAGACCGATCTGACTGTGGGGCTGGCCGATGACCACCTGTGGGGCGGCGGCGCGGCCGACACCCCCGGCGGCATCACCTTCACCGCCAACATCCCCACCGAGGAAGTCTGGACCGCCCCGCACCGCGAGCGGGTGGACGGGGTGGTGGTCAGCACCAAGCCGCTCTCATACAACGGCACGCTGCTGGACGGGATCCGCATTGAATTCAAGGACGGGCGGATTACCAGTGCCACCGCCAGCAAGGGACAGGCCACCCTGGAGAAGATGATCGACACCGATGAGGGCAGCCACCGTCTGGGGGAGGTGGCCCTGGTGCCGCACAGCAGTCCGATCTCCAGGTCCGGCCTTTTTTTCTTCAACACCCTGTACGACGAGAACGCGGCCAGCCACATCGCCATCGGCAACGCCTACCGCTTCAACGTGCAGGGCGGCGTGGAGATGAACGTGCAGGACTTTAACGCGAAGGGTGGCAACGACAGCCTGACCCACGTGGACTGGATGATCGGCAGCAATGAGATGGACGTGGACGGCGTGATGAAGGACGGCAGCCGCGAGCCGGTGATGCGGGCGGGCGAATTCGTGATCTGA